A single genomic interval of Synechococcales cyanobacterium CNB harbors:
- a CDS encoding type II secretion system F family protein, whose product MPTFTYEALNASGKPQKGTVEAGSSDEAIQRIKAQGYFPTSVREQKVRKSAVAGEAATVKKKKKSLGIGRVSAKQLTVFTRQLSTLQDAGLPLLRSLQILEAQAKPGPLKNTLLGVCEEVEGGSSLSEAMAKHPRAFDRLYTKMVNAGEIGGVLDVILQRLAEFMEKSQRLKRRIKGAMVYPVVVVSVAIIILTFIMMFIIPKFEEIFTDFGVKLPGITVWLIETSRWVAGKASPDQMVPGAVFIVAFPFAAFVFWKLIRKAGPGRAATDILLLWTPVLGKLIRKTVIARFTRTLGTLISAGVPILEAITITGETSGNYVFEKALAKVHDSIREGESFAGPLRESKTCDAIVVNMIDVGEETGEMDAMLLKIADTYDEEVDVAVASLVSLLEPLMVVVLGVMVGTIVVAMFMPLVAMIESLQGGAV is encoded by the coding sequence ATGCCGACTTTCACGTACGAAGCCCTGAACGCCTCGGGCAAGCCGCAGAAGGGCACGGTCGAGGCCGGTTCGAGCGACGAGGCCATTCAGCGCATCAAGGCGCAGGGGTACTTCCCCACATCCGTGCGAGAGCAGAAGGTCCGCAAGTCCGCCGTGGCGGGCGAGGCGGCGACGGTCAAGAAGAAGAAGAAGAGTCTCGGCATCGGGCGGGTTTCCGCCAAGCAGCTCACGGTCTTCACGCGCCAGTTGTCCACGCTGCAGGACGCGGGCCTGCCGCTGCTACGATCGCTCCAGATTCTCGAGGCCCAGGCCAAGCCGGGACCGTTGAAGAACACGCTCCTCGGCGTTTGCGAGGAGGTCGAGGGCGGTTCGTCGCTCAGCGAGGCGATGGCGAAGCACCCCCGCGCGTTCGACCGCCTCTACACGAAGATGGTGAACGCGGGCGAGATCGGCGGTGTGCTGGACGTCATTCTCCAGCGCCTCGCGGAGTTCATGGAGAAGAGCCAGCGGCTCAAGCGGCGCATCAAGGGCGCGATGGTCTACCCCGTCGTCGTCGTCAGCGTCGCCATCATCATCCTCACGTTCATCATGATGTTCATCATCCCGAAGTTCGAGGAGATTTTCACCGACTTCGGCGTGAAACTTCCCGGGATCACCGTCTGGCTCATCGAGACCAGCCGGTGGGTCGCGGGCAAGGCCAGCCCGGACCAGATGGTCCCGGGCGCGGTCTTCATCGTGGCGTTCCCCTTCGCGGCGTTTGTCTTCTGGAAGCTCATCCGCAAGGCGGGGCCGGGGCGGGCGGCGACCGACATTCTCCTGCTCTGGACGCCGGTCCTCGGCAAGCTCATCCGCAAGACCGTCATCGCGCGCTTCACGCGGACGCTCGGCACGCTCATCTCCGCGGGCGTTCCGATCCTCGAAGCCATCACGATTACCGGCGAGACCTCGGGCAACTACGTCTTCGAGAAGGCGCTGGCGAAGGTGCACGACTCGATCCGTGAAGGCGAGAGTTTCGCCGGCCCGCTCCGCGAGAGCAAGACCTGCGACGCCATCGTCGTGAACATGATCGACGTGGGCGAGGAGACGGGCGAGATGGACGCGATGCTCTTGAAGATCGCCGACACCTATGACGAGGAGGTGGACGTCGCCGTGGCCTCGCTCGTCAGCCTGCTCGAACCGCTGATGGTCGTGGTGCTGGGCGTGATGGTGGGGACGATCGTCGTCGCCATGTTCATGCCGCTGGTTGCGATGATCGAGTCGCTCCAGGGCGGCGCGGTCTGA